One Micromonospora sp. WMMD812 genomic window carries:
- a CDS encoding type II toxin-antitoxin system Phd/YefM family antitoxin, producing MAVPALPPRSDQPRALPLREVRTRLTQLVALAEATDTVTVVTRDGDPRPVAAIVPAGAARTLAQTRADADRLATVTAGWARRLDELHRQSSRRHADELRAVRAALAQAWAELDRRAAPGGDPVLARLRAAHADLLAD from the coding sequence ATGGCTGTCCCCGCGCTGCCCCCTCGATCCGACCAGCCACGCGCCCTGCCGCTGCGCGAGGTGCGCACCCGGCTCACCCAGCTCGTCGCGCTGGCCGAGGCCACCGACACCGTCACGGTCGTCACCCGGGACGGCGACCCCCGCCCGGTCGCGGCGATCGTGCCGGCCGGCGCCGCCCGCACCTTGGCGCAGACCCGTGCCGACGCCGACCGGCTGGCCACCGTCACCGCCGGCTGGGCCCGCCGCCTCGACGAGCTGCACCGGCAGAGCAGTCGCCGGCACGCCGACGAGCTGCGCGCGGTCCGCGCGGCCCTCGCTCAGGCCTGGGCCGAGCTCGACCGGCGGGCGGCGCCGGGTGGCGACCCGGTGCTGGCCCGGCTCCGAGCCGCCCACGCCGACCTGCTCGCCGACTGA